Proteins from one Pseudomonas grandcourensis genomic window:
- a CDS encoding EAL domain-containing protein: MTLSFDLSGPTVEPREIRKQYAMEMAVERTRLLYQGSLLPTLFMLINGLVCAGLLWSPQRYFLVSVWLVWLLSLVALRVIQVAAFDSAIPNRQAHPIWWRMFLLGSGLTGLTLAGAGIALVPADNFIQQAWVFGLIGAAALSASVAYAVSLPAFLSFTLPCLLPAIAYMFWGADEQQHGWGWFGLILLGALNVVAWQVNRLIDRGLMRRFQNQALIEHLQQAQSCSDQLNQKLAKEIEQRRRAEDELREIQVDLEDRVAQRSLELDAANQALSKSEARLALALKASELGLWDWNLQTDEVHHTQIQELFGLEPEQVTALLRHLKPRLHHEDLPALKRALVEHLKGRTEDYQIEYRVRHGDGHWVWIEDRGRAVERADNGRVIRMVGTRRDISASKGLEEQRQLAATVFEAASEGIVIFDPNYVLIAINQAFSRVTGYDIDDMIGRNVVELPCSRDARRHYAAIHQALEQEGSWQGELVETRKNGEMYPQWLQLNAVRDTRGNVSHIVGFFADLSARRESEERMRYLTHYDELTGLANRAMFRERLSEAHQRVRQGGYRSLALLHINLDRFKQLNDSLGHEVADQLLQKMSRRLVNALPEADTIARLSGDEFAVLFNAYGNLSSLARVATRLASKLRLPVTIDGHELVVSASMGISLLPDSAREISALVSQSNMAMQHAKHLGGDNFQFYTDSLQASTLERLQLENHLRKAIEDKQLKVFYQPKLCLATGRLNAAEALVRWDHPTMGRVPPGDFIGLAEETGLIGPIGEFVLRQACWQACEWQRQGLEAIRVSVNLSVHQLRQGKLVSLVRQVLEETGLAPQLLELELTESQLLDSVEHIIATFQQLRDLGVKLAIDDFGTGYSSLSYLKRIPVDYVKIDQAFIRGLGEGTEDAAITRAIIAMAHGLKLKVVAEGVEREEQLEFLKAERCDEVQGYLISRPVEAETLAGLLHAQAAS, translated from the coding sequence ATGACCCTCAGCTTCGACCTGTCGGGCCCCACTGTGGAGCCCCGGGAGATCCGTAAACAGTACGCCATGGAAATGGCGGTCGAACGCACGCGCCTGCTGTATCAAGGCTCGCTGCTGCCCACGTTGTTCATGCTGATCAATGGCCTGGTCTGTGCCGGTTTGCTCTGGAGCCCACAGCGCTATTTCCTGGTCAGTGTCTGGCTGGTGTGGTTGTTGTCATTGGTGGCATTGCGGGTAATTCAGGTCGCAGCCTTCGATTCGGCCATTCCCAATCGTCAGGCCCATCCCATTTGGTGGCGGATGTTTTTGCTGGGTTCCGGCCTCACCGGACTGACCCTGGCCGGTGCCGGCATCGCGCTGGTTCCCGCCGACAACTTCATTCAGCAAGCCTGGGTCTTCGGCCTCATCGGTGCTGCGGCGCTCTCGGCCAGTGTGGCTTATGCGGTCAGCTTGCCGGCCTTTCTGTCATTCACCTTGCCCTGCCTGTTGCCGGCCATCGCCTATATGTTTTGGGGAGCTGACGAACAGCAGCACGGTTGGGGCTGGTTCGGGCTGATCCTGCTCGGTGCATTGAATGTGGTTGCCTGGCAAGTCAATCGATTGATCGATCGGGGCTTGATGCGACGTTTTCAGAATCAGGCACTGATCGAGCATCTACAGCAGGCGCAAAGCTGCAGTGATCAGCTCAATCAGAAGCTGGCCAAGGAAATAGAGCAGCGTCGACGTGCCGAGGACGAGTTGCGAGAGATCCAGGTCGACCTGGAAGACCGGGTCGCCCAGCGCAGCCTGGAACTGGACGCCGCCAACCAGGCACTGAGCAAGAGTGAGGCGCGCCTGGCGCTGGCATTGAAGGCCAGTGAGTTGGGATTGTGGGACTGGAATCTGCAAACCGACGAAGTCCATCACACGCAAATTCAGGAATTGTTCGGCCTGGAGCCGGAGCAGGTCACGGCATTACTGCGCCACCTCAAGCCGCGCCTTCATCATGAGGATCTTCCTGCGCTGAAAAGGGCGCTGGTCGAGCATTTGAAGGGTCGCACCGAGGACTATCAGATCGAGTACCGCGTGCGGCATGGCGACGGCCACTGGGTCTGGATCGAGGACCGTGGGCGGGCAGTTGAGCGTGCCGACAACGGCCGGGTGATTCGCATGGTCGGCACTCGCCGCGACATCAGCGCCAGCAAAGGCCTGGAAGAGCAGCGGCAACTGGCGGCGACCGTGTTCGAGGCGGCCAGCGAAGGGATTGTGATTTTCGATCCGAACTACGTCCTGATCGCGATCAATCAAGCCTTCAGTCGGGTGACGGGCTATGACATTGACGACATGATCGGACGCAATGTCGTTGAGTTGCCATGCAGTCGCGATGCACGTCGGCATTACGCCGCAATACATCAAGCGCTGGAGCAGGAAGGCAGCTGGCAGGGCGAATTGGTGGAGACCCGCAAGAACGGGGAGATGTATCCGCAATGGTTGCAACTGAATGCCGTGCGCGATACCCGGGGAAATGTAAGCCATATTGTAGGCTTCTTCGCTGATCTATCGGCTCGCCGAGAATCCGAAGAGCGCATGCGCTATCTGACCCATTATGACGAACTTACCGGTCTGGCCAACCGCGCGATGTTCCGCGAACGACTCAGCGAGGCTCATCAACGAGTGCGACAGGGCGGTTATCGCAGCCTGGCGTTGCTGCACATCAATCTCGATCGGTTCAAGCAACTCAACGACAGCCTGGGGCATGAAGTCGCCGACCAGTTGTTGCAGAAAATGTCCCGGCGACTGGTGAATGCATTGCCTGAGGCAGACACCATCGCGCGCCTTTCCGGTGATGAGTTTGCGGTGCTGTTCAACGCCTACGGCAACCTTTCGAGCCTGGCCCGGGTGGCGACGCGTCTGGCGAGCAAGTTGCGTTTGCCCGTGACTATTGACGGGCATGAGTTGGTGGTCAGCGCGTCGATGGGCATCAGCTTGTTGCCGGACAGCGCCCGGGAAATTTCCGCGTTGGTCAGTCAGTCGAACATGGCCATGCAGCACGCCAAACACCTGGGTGGCGATAATTTCCAGTTTTACACCGACAGCTTGCAAGCCAGCACGCTGGAGCGTTTACAGCTGGAAAACCACCTGCGCAAAGCCATCGAAGACAAACAGCTGAAGGTGTTTTACCAACCGAAACTGTGCCTGGCCACTGGCAGGTTGAATGCCGCCGAAGCCTTGGTGCGTTGGGATCATCCGACTATGGGCCGCGTGCCGCCGGGGGATTTCATCGGCCTGGCTGAAGAAACCGGATTGATCGGCCCGATCGGTGAGTTCGTGCTGCGTCAGGCCTGCTGGCAAGCCTGTGAGTGGCAACGGCAGGGGCTTGAAGCGATTAGGGTGTCGGTCAATCTGTCGGTGCATCAATTGCGCCAGGGCAAGCTGGTCAGTCTGGTGCGGCAGGTGCTGGAAGAGACCGGGCTGGCGCCGCAACTGCTTGAGCTGGAGCTCACCGAAAGCCAGTTGCTGGACAGCGTCGAACACATCATCGCAACCTTCCAGCAGTTGCGTGATCTCGGGGTGAAATTGGCCATTGATGATTTCGGCACCGGTTACTCATCCCTGAGCTACCTCAAGCGCATCCCGGTGGATTACGTGAAAATCGACCAGGCCTTTATCCGCGGGTTGGGAGAGGGTACCGAGGATGCTGCGATCACACGGGCGATCATTGCCATGGCTCACGGCCTGAAGCTGAAGGTCGTGGCGGAAGGGGTGGAGCGGGAAGAACAGCTTGAGTTCCTGAAAGCCGAGCGCTGCGATGAAGTGCAGGGCTATTTGATCAGCCGCCCGGTCGAGGCCGAGACGTTAGCCGGCTTGCTGCACGCGCAAGCCGCAAGTTGA
- the uvrD gene encoding DNA helicase II has translation MRDDLSLLLNSLNDAQRQAVAAPVGRQLVLAGAGSGKTRVLVHRIAWLIQVENASLHSILSVTFTNKAAAEMRQRIEQLMGINPAGMWVGTFHGLAHRLLRAHWQEAGLSQTFQILDSDDQQRLVKRVIRELGLDEQRWPARQAQWFINGQKDEGLRPQHIQASGDLFLATMRGIYEAYEAACLRAGVIDFSELLLRALDLWRDHPGLLAHYQKRFRHILVDEFQDTNAVQYAWLRLLAKGGDSLMVVGDDDQSIYGWRGAKIENIYQYSEDFPDAETIRLEQNYRSTAGILKAANALIANNTGRLGKELWTDGGDGEAINLYAAFNEHDEARYVVETIESALKTGLSRSDIAILYRSNAQSRVLEEALLRERIPYRIYGGQRFFERAEIKNAMAYLRLLEGRGNDAALERVINVPARGIGEKTVEAIRDHARHSDVSMWEAMRQLVANKGLTGRAAGALGAFIELIENLAAKCMEMPLHLMTQTVIEQSGLIAYHEAEKGEKGQARVENLEELVSAARNFENSEEDEELTPLAAFLGHASLEAGDTQADEHEDSIQLMTLHSAKGLEFPYVFLVGMEEGLFPHKMSLEEPGRLEEERRLAYVGITRAMQNLVMTYAETRRLYGSETYNKVSRFVREVPKGLIQEVRLSNSVSRPFGGNQSMSGSNLFSGSEIPQTGFSLGQTVRHSVFGDGVILNFEGAGAQARVQVNFSEGSKWLMLGYAKLEAI, from the coding sequence ATGCGCGATGATCTCTCCCTTCTGCTGAACTCCCTCAACGATGCCCAACGTCAGGCCGTAGCGGCCCCCGTGGGTCGTCAGTTGGTCCTGGCCGGTGCTGGTTCCGGTAAAACCCGAGTGCTGGTGCACCGTATCGCCTGGTTGATCCAGGTCGAAAACGCCTCACTCCACTCCATCCTGTCGGTGACTTTCACCAACAAGGCCGCTGCCGAGATGCGCCAACGCATCGAACAGTTGATGGGTATCAACCCGGCCGGCATGTGGGTCGGCACCTTCCACGGCCTGGCGCACCGCCTTCTGCGGGCACACTGGCAGGAAGCGGGCTTGAGCCAGACCTTCCAGATTCTCGACAGCGATGACCAGCAGCGGCTGGTCAAGCGGGTGATCCGCGAACTCGGCCTGGACGAACAGCGCTGGCCGGCCCGTCAGGCCCAATGGTTCATCAACGGCCAGAAAGACGAAGGCCTGCGCCCGCAACACATCCAGGCCAGTGGTGACTTGTTCCTGGCGACCATGCGCGGCATCTATGAAGCCTACGAGGCCGCCTGCCTGCGTGCGGGCGTCATCGACTTCTCCGAATTGCTGCTGCGCGCCCTCGATCTGTGGCGCGATCACCCAGGCCTGCTCGCTCACTATCAAAAGCGCTTCCGGCACATCCTGGTGGATGAGTTCCAGGACACCAACGCCGTGCAATACGCCTGGTTGCGCCTGCTGGCCAAGGGTGGCGACAGCCTGATGGTCGTAGGCGACGATGACCAGTCGATCTACGGCTGGCGCGGCGCGAAAATCGAGAACATCTACCAGTATTCCGAAGACTTCCCGGACGCCGAAACCATTCGCCTGGAGCAAAACTATCGCTCCACCGCCGGCATCCTGAAGGCTGCCAACGCCTTGATCGCCAACAACACCGGGCGCCTGGGCAAAGAGCTGTGGACAGACGGCGGCGACGGCGAAGCGATCAACCTGTACGCCGCCTTCAACGAGCACGACGAAGCACGTTACGTTGTCGAAACCATCGAAAGTGCGCTGAAAACCGGCTTGTCACGTAGCGATATCGCGATTCTGTACCGCTCCAACGCCCAATCTCGGGTTCTGGAAGAAGCCTTGCTGCGCGAGCGCATTCCCTACCGCATCTATGGCGGCCAACGCTTCTTCGAACGCGCCGAAATCAAAAACGCCATGGCTTACCTGCGGTTGCTCGAAGGTCGTGGCAACGACGCCGCGCTGGAACGGGTGATCAACGTACCGGCCCGTGGCATCGGCGAGAAAACCGTCGAAGCGATCCGCGACCATGCGCGCCACAGCGATGTGTCGATGTGGGAAGCGATGCGCCAACTGGTGGCCAACAAAGGCCTGACCGGTCGTGCGGCCGGCGCCCTGGGCGCGTTTATCGAGCTGATCGAGAACCTCGCCGCCAAGTGCATGGAAATGCCACTGCACCTGATGACCCAGACCGTCATCGAGCAGTCGGGGCTGATTGCCTATCACGAAGCGGAAAAAGGCGAGAAAGGCCAGGCCCGGGTAGAAAACCTTGAGGAACTGGTCAGCGCCGCGCGCAACTTCGAAAACAGCGAAGAAGACGAAGAGCTGACGCCATTGGCAGCGTTCCTCGGTCACGCATCGCTGGAAGCCGGCGATACGCAGGCCGACGAGCACGAAGACAGCATTCAACTGATGACCCTGCACAGCGCCAAGGGCCTGGAATTCCCTTACGTGTTCCTGGTGGGCATGGAAGAAGGCCTGTTCCCGCACAAGATGAGCCTGGAAGAGCCCGGTCGCCTTGAGGAAGAACGTCGTCTGGCCTACGTTGGCATCACCCGGGCCATGCAGAACCTGGTGATGACCTATGCCGAAACCCGACGCCTTTATGGCAGCGAGACCTACAACAAGGTGTCGCGCTTCGTACGCGAAGTTCCGAAAGGCCTGATTCAGGAAGTGCGGCTGTCCAACAGCGTCAGCCGTCCGTTTGGTGGCAACCAGTCGATGAGTGGCAGCAACCTGTTCAGCGGCAGCGAGATTCCGCAGACCGGCTTCAGCCTCGGCCAGACCGTACGCCACTCGGTGTTTGGCGATGGCGTGATCCTCAACTTCGAAGGCGCCGGGGCCCAGGCCCGGGTGCAGGTGAACTTCAGCGAAGGCAGCAAGTGGCTGATGCTGGGGTATGCCAAGCTGGAAGCAATCTAG
- a CDS encoding EamA family transporter: MGTGFFSSWTFWALLSAAFAAMTAIFAKIGIESVNSDFATLLRTIVVLVSLALILYATGQYQSLGSISAKSYLFLLLSGLATGASWICYFRALKVGPASLVAPVDKLSVVLVAVLGVVLLGEKLDLRQWGGIGLITAGVVLLALRR; encoded by the coding sequence ATGGGCACAGGCTTTTTTTCTTCCTGGACATTCTGGGCCCTGTTATCGGCGGCATTCGCGGCAATGACCGCCATTTTCGCGAAAATCGGCATTGAAAGCGTCAATTCCGACTTCGCCACCCTGCTACGTACGATAGTGGTATTGGTCAGCCTGGCCTTGATTTTGTACGCCACGGGCCAATATCAGTCATTGGGATCGATCTCTGCGAAGAGCTACCTGTTCCTGCTGTTGTCGGGCCTTGCCACCGGTGCATCGTGGATCTGCTATTTCCGCGCACTCAAGGTCGGCCCGGCGTCACTGGTTGCCCCAGTGGACAAACTCAGCGTGGTGCTGGTGGCTGTTCTTGGCGTTGTCCTGCTGGGCGAAAAACTCGACCTGCGCCAATGGGGCGGAATCGGCCTGATCACGGCCGGGGTTGTCTTGCTTGCCTTGCGCCGCTAG
- a CDS encoding Tim44 domain-containing protein, giving the protein MKRFLSIAMALCIGLTMSLDVNAAKRFGGGKSAGAAPTHQTSQMAPSSPGMGGAAATAGAAGAAGAAAKAGGASRWLGPLAGIAAGGLLASMFMGGGFQGMQIFDILIMAVIAFLAFRFIAARRRKQQGQYAPAGHAPMQREAFEQKPAGGSIFGGSAAPVAARPVINAPAWFNESNFVEAARNHFQSLQQHWDANEMDKIAEFVTPQMLEFLKRERADLGDGFQSTYIDNLNVQLDGVDDRAEKTIATLTFTGVSKTSRFDQGEVFSESWNMERAQGENQPWLVAGIRQNG; this is encoded by the coding sequence ATGAAACGTTTTCTTAGCATCGCCATGGCGTTGTGCATCGGCCTGACGATGAGTCTCGACGTCAATGCCGCCAAGCGCTTCGGTGGTGGCAAAAGCGCAGGCGCTGCGCCGACTCACCAAACCAGCCAGATGGCTCCTTCTTCTCCAGGCATGGGCGGCGCTGCGGCGACCGCTGGTGCTGCCGGTGCCGCTGGTGCCGCTGCCAAAGCCGGTGGCGCTTCGCGCTGGCTCGGCCCTCTGGCCGGTATCGCGGCCGGTGGCCTGCTGGCCTCCATGTTCATGGGTGGCGGCTTCCAGGGCATGCAGATCTTCGACATCCTGATCATGGCCGTCATTGCGTTCCTGGCCTTCCGCTTTATCGCCGCCCGTCGTCGCAAGCAGCAGGGGCAGTACGCTCCGGCCGGTCACGCGCCGATGCAACGTGAGGCGTTCGAACAAAAGCCTGCCGGCGGTTCGATCTTCGGTGGTTCGGCAGCGCCTGTTGCGGCTCGCCCGGTGATCAACGCGCCAGCCTGGTTCAACGAAAGTAACTTCGTCGAAGCGGCACGCAATCACTTCCAGTCCCTGCAACAGCACTGGGACGCCAACGAAATGGACAAGATCGCCGAGTTCGTGACCCCGCAAATGCTGGAGTTCCTCAAGCGTGAGCGTGCTGACCTGGGCGACGGTTTCCAGTCCACCTACATTGATAACCTCAATGTACAGCTGGACGGTGTGGACGATCGCGCCGAAAAGACCATTGCCACCCTGACTTTCACTGGCGTGTCGAAAACCTCGCGTTTCGACCAGGGTGAAGTCTTCAGCGAAAGCTGGAACATGGAACGTGCACAAGGCGAAAACCAGCCTTGGCTGGTAGCTGGTATCCGCCAGAACGGCTGA
- a CDS encoding SMI1/KNR4 family protein: protein MEEIIEQLREANEPVPVPLELPDEDLLVEIEEQLFIDIPFVFREFLLTVSDVVYGSLEPVTVTDPQSHTYLPDVAANAWDAGVDRSLIPICQVGDDYYLVEEDGTVVLWQAEEELIAEETWESVWHWARDVWLES, encoded by the coding sequence GTGGAAGAAATCATCGAACAACTGCGTGAAGCCAACGAACCGGTACCGGTCCCCTTGGAATTGCCCGACGAAGACCTGCTGGTCGAAATCGAAGAACAACTGTTCATCGACATTCCATTCGTCTTCAGAGAGTTTCTGCTGACCGTCAGCGACGTGGTCTACGGCAGCCTGGAACCGGTTACCGTGACCGACCCGCAATCCCACACCTACCTGCCCGACGTTGCCGCCAATGCCTGGGACGCTGGTGTCGATCGTAGCCTGATCCCGATCTGCCAGGTCGGTGACGACTACTATCTGGTCGAAGAAGACGGCACCGTGGTGCTTTGGCAGGCCGAAGAAGAGCTGATCGCCGAGGAAACCTGGGAGTCGGTGTGGCACTGGGCGCGGGACGTCTGGCTGGAAAGCTGA
- a CDS encoding cation:proton antiporter encodes MHAISFIQDLAVIMLIAGVVTVVFHRLKQPVVLGYIVAGFIIGPHTPPFGLIHDEETIKTLAELGVIFLMFCLGLEFSLRKLFKVGATAFIAAFLEIVLMIWIGYEIGRWFDWNTMDSLFLGAILAISSTTIIVKALNDLKLKNERFAQLIFGVLIVEDILGIGIIALLSSIAVSGTVSSGEVFSTVGKLSLFMIVALVIGILMVPRLLAYVARFESNEMLLITVLGLCFGFCLLVVKLEYSMVLGAFLIGAIMAESRQLLKIERLIEPVRDLFSAIFFVAIGLMLDPAILLQYAWPIAVITVAVVLGKMLSCGLGAFIAGNDGRTSLRVGMGLSQIGEFSFIIAALGMTLQVTSNFLYPVAVAVSVITTLLTPYLIRAADPLSIKLADAMPERMRRVLGMYGEWLRSIQPQGEGALLASMIRRILLQVGVNLALVIAIFFSGAYFAERMSAYLQGWISDPSWQKALIWGGALLLSLPFLIAAYRKLKALSMLLAEMGVKPEMAGRHTQRVRRVIAEVIPILSLLVIFLLLAALSASILPTNKLLVLIAVVAAAVAALLWRWFIRMHTRMQVALLETLDNHKESSGQ; translated from the coding sequence ATGCATGCCATCAGTTTCATTCAGGATCTGGCAGTGATCATGTTGATCGCAGGTGTGGTCACCGTGGTTTTCCATCGCCTGAAACAACCGGTGGTACTGGGGTACATCGTCGCCGGCTTCATCATTGGCCCGCACACCCCGCCATTCGGCCTGATCCACGACGAAGAAACCATCAAGACCCTGGCCGAGCTCGGGGTGATATTCCTGATGTTCTGCCTGGGCCTGGAGTTCAGCCTGCGCAAGTTGTTCAAGGTCGGTGCCACGGCATTCATCGCGGCATTCCTGGAAATCGTGCTGATGATCTGGATCGGCTACGAGATTGGTCGCTGGTTTGACTGGAACACCATGGACTCACTGTTCCTCGGCGCGATCCTGGCGATTTCCTCGACCACTATCATCGTCAAGGCGCTCAACGATCTGAAGTTGAAGAACGAGCGATTTGCCCAGTTGATATTCGGTGTGCTGATCGTCGAGGACATTCTGGGCATCGGCATCATCGCGCTGCTGTCCAGCATCGCGGTCAGCGGTACGGTCAGCTCCGGCGAAGTGTTTTCCACGGTCGGCAAACTGTCGCTGTTCATGATCGTCGCGTTGGTCATCGGCATCCTGATGGTGCCGCGGCTGCTGGCCTACGTCGCCAGATTCGAAAGCAACGAAATGCTGCTGATCACCGTGCTGGGCCTGTGTTTTGGCTTCTGCCTGCTGGTGGTCAAGCTTGAATACAGCATGGTCCTCGGGGCATTCCTGATCGGCGCGATCATGGCTGAGTCCCGGCAACTGCTGAAAATCGAACGATTGATTGAGCCGGTCCGCGATCTTTTCAGCGCGATTTTCTTTGTGGCCATTGGGCTGATGCTCGATCCTGCGATCCTGCTTCAGTACGCCTGGCCCATCGCCGTAATCACCGTAGCCGTGGTGCTCGGCAAGATGCTGTCCTGTGGCCTTGGTGCATTTATCGCCGGCAATGATGGACGTACCTCACTGCGGGTCGGGATGGGTCTTTCACAGATTGGCGAATTCTCTTTCATCATCGCGGCACTGGGCATGACGTTGCAGGTCACCAGCAACTTTCTGTACCCCGTGGCTGTGGCGGTTTCGGTGATCACGACCTTGCTGACGCCTTATCTGATTCGTGCGGCCGATCCATTGTCGATCAAGCTCGCTGACGCTATGCCAGAGCGCATGAGACGGGTGTTGGGGATGTATGGCGAATGGCTGCGCAGCATCCAGCCTCAGGGTGAGGGCGCGTTACTGGCATCCATGATTCGCAGGATTTTGCTGCAGGTGGGAGTCAATCTGGCACTGGTGATCGCGATTTTCTTCTCGGGCGCGTACTTCGCCGAACGCATGTCGGCTTACCTGCAAGGCTGGATCAGCGATCCGAGCTGGCAAAAGGCGTTGATCTGGGGTGGGGCACTGCTGTTATCGCTGCCTTTTTTGATCGCGGCGTACCGCAAGCTAAAGGCACTGTCGATGTTGCTGGCGGAAATGGGCGTGAAGCCGGAGATGGCCGGGCGCCACACGCAGCGAGTGCGCCGGGTGATCGCCGAAGTGATCCCGATCCTGTCGCTGCTGGTGATCTTTTTGCTGTTGGCAGCCTTGTCGGCCAGTATTCTGCCGACCAACAAGTTGCTGGTACTGATCGCCGTGGTCGCGGCCGCCGTGGCGGCGCTGCTGTGGCGCTGGTTCATTCGTATGCATACGCGGATGCAGGTGGCGTTGCTGGAGACCCTCGACAATCACAAGGAGTCGTCCGGGCAATGA
- a CDS encoding acyl-CoA thioesterase: MEPGNAQLSMTVLMTPDMANFSGNVHGGTLLKYLDEVAYACASRYAGRYVVTLSVDQVIFREPIHVGELVTFLASVNYTGNTSMEVGIKVVTENIRERSVRHTNSCFFTMVAVDDQRKPASVPPLQPQNSEDKRRYMQAQQRRQIRQESEKRYQEIKGDV; this comes from the coding sequence ATGGAACCCGGAAACGCCCAGCTGTCGATGACGGTATTGATGACCCCCGACATGGCCAACTTCTCTGGCAATGTCCACGGCGGCACCCTGCTCAAATACCTCGACGAAGTGGCCTACGCCTGCGCCAGCCGTTATGCCGGCCGCTATGTGGTGACCCTGTCGGTGGATCAGGTCATTTTCCGTGAGCCGATCCATGTCGGTGAACTGGTGACCTTTCTCGCCTCGGTCAACTACACCGGCAATACCTCCATGGAGGTGGGCATCAAAGTGGTGACCGAGAACATCCGCGAACGCTCGGTACGCCACACCAACAGTTGCTTCTTCACCATGGTCGCGGTTGATGACCAGCGCAAACCCGCCTCCGTACCACCGTTGCAACCCCAGAATAGCGAAGACAAGCGCCGTTACATGCAGGCCCAGCAGCGCCGGCAGATTCGTCAGGAGTCGGAAAAGCGCTATCAGGAGATCAAGGGCGACGTCTAA
- the pdxY gene encoding pyridoxal kinase PdxY: MKRTPHLLAIQSHVVFGHAGNSAAVFPMQRVGVNVWPLNTVQFSNHTQYGQWAGEVLAPHQIPDLVEGIAAIGELGNCDAVLSGYLGSAAQGRAILTGVARIKSMNPKALYLCDPVMGHPEKGCSVPAEVSDFLLEEAAAVADFMCPNQLELDSFSGRKPQSLFDCLAMARALLVRGPKAVLVKHLDYPGKSAEVFEMLLVTAEGSWHLQRPLLAFPRQPVGVGDLTSGLFLARVLLGDSLVAAFEFTASAVHEVLLETQACASYELELVRAQDRIAHPRVRFEATPISL, from the coding sequence ATGAAACGTACTCCGCATTTGCTCGCTATCCAGTCCCACGTGGTATTCGGTCACGCCGGCAACAGTGCCGCGGTTTTCCCGATGCAACGGGTCGGGGTGAATGTCTGGCCGCTCAACACCGTGCAGTTCTCCAATCACACCCAATACGGTCAGTGGGCCGGTGAAGTGCTGGCGCCGCACCAGATCCCCGACCTGGTCGAAGGCATTGCGGCGATTGGTGAGTTGGGCAACTGCGATGCGGTGCTCTCCGGTTACCTCGGCAGCGCGGCCCAGGGCCGGGCGATCCTGACGGGGGTGGCGCGGATCAAGTCGATGAACCCCAAGGCACTGTACCTGTGTGACCCGGTCATGGGGCATCCGGAGAAGGGCTGCAGTGTTCCGGCGGAGGTCAGTGATTTCCTGCTGGAAGAGGCCGCCGCCGTGGCGGACTTCATGTGCCCGAACCAGTTGGAGCTGGACAGCTTCTCCGGGCGCAAGCCGCAATCGCTGTTCGATTGCCTGGCCATGGCGCGTGCATTACTGGTGCGCGGCCCGAAAGCGGTGCTGGTCAAGCATCTGGACTACCCAGGCAAATCGGCAGAGGTTTTCGAGATGCTGCTGGTGACGGCCGAAGGCAGCTGGCATTTGCAGCGCCCGTTGCTGGCGTTCCCGCGTCAGCCGGTGGGCGTGGGCGATCTGACGTCCGGCCTGTTCCTGGCGCGCGTGCTGTTGGGCGACAGCCTGGTGGCCGCGTTCGAGTTCACGGCGTCGGCGGTGCATGAAGTGCTGCTGGAAACCCAGGCCTGTGCCAGCTACGAGTTGGAACTGGTCCGGGCTCAGGACCGGATTGCCCATCCGCGGGTGCGGTTCGAGGCTACACCAATCAGTCTCTGA
- a CDS encoding DUF3301 domain-containing protein, with protein sequence MLTLGNIFVLMLFATAGAWLWHNHGLRERALERVKQHCGKLGIELLDGNVALKRIAFIRDASGRRRLARVYNFEFTVTGETRHNGTITQFGAHSAQIELAPYPVPFDETEPVVDVVKPRAEVIELSQWRQDHTKWRP encoded by the coding sequence ATGCTGACCCTTGGAAATATATTCGTGCTGATGCTGTTCGCCACTGCCGGCGCATGGCTATGGCACAACCACGGCTTGCGCGAGCGCGCGCTGGAGCGGGTCAAGCAGCATTGCGGCAAGCTCGGGATCGAATTGCTCGACGGCAACGTGGCCTTGAAAAGAATCGCGTTCATCAGGGATGCCAGTGGTCGCCGACGCCTGGCCCGTGTGTATAACTTCGAATTCACCGTGACCGGCGAAACCCGACACAACGGCACCATCACCCAGTTCGGCGCTCACAGCGCACAGATTGAGCTGGCGCCCTACCCGGTCCCGTTCGACGAAACCGAGCCGGTGGTCGACGTGGTGAAACCTCGCGCGGAAGTGATCGAGCTGAGCCAGTGGCGTCAGGACCATACCAAGTGGCGGCCATGA